The Streptomyces sp. NBC_00162 genome window below encodes:
- a CDS encoding IS110 family transposase — MTSARVRSRMPGAMFPAPERALVLTGTGPLVLLDGYQSPAAIRRMGTARLTRWLRARGVRSSEERATTAVEADFLAEVGSDLTFFRTADRPTAFAGLAPVPHDSGKKSGYTEPPVTASPASWPRSSTSLRPPSAGSASPVQGPFSGAGGVLVAPRMLVEATHTMDHSTLPTGGPARF; from the coding sequence ATGACCTCGGCGAGAGTACGGAGCCGGATGCCGGGTGCGATGTTCCCCGCCCCGGAACGCGCTCTCGTTCTCACCGGCACCGGCCCACTTGTCCTCCTCGACGGCTACCAGAGCCCGGCCGCGATCCGTCGCATGGGCACCGCTCGGCTGACCCGCTGGCTCCGTGCCCGAGGCGTCCGCAGCTCAGAGGAGCGCGCGACGACGGCAGTCGAAGCCGACTTCCTCGCAGAGGTCGGCAGCGACCTCACCTTCTTCAGGACCGCGGACCGGCCGACCGCCTTCGCCGGGCTCGCGCCGGTGCCGCACGACTCGGGGAAGAAGAGCGGGTACACCGAACCGCCGGTCACGGCGTCGCCCGCATCGTGGCCCCGCTCTTCGACATCTCTTCGGCCACCGTCTGCCGGGAGTGCCTCACCGGTCCAGGGCCCCTTCTCGGGTGCCGGCGGCGTACTGGTGGCTCCCCGCATGCTCGTCGAGGCGACACACACGATGGACCACTCGACCTTGCCGACCGGTGGCCCGGCCCGGTTTTGA